The proteins below come from a single Alligator mississippiensis isolate rAllMis1 chromosome 2, rAllMis1, whole genome shotgun sequence genomic window:
- the LOC102571857 gene encoding olfactory receptor 5AR1, translated as MAEGNGSTVTEFFLLGITDDPQMQVIFFVVFLSIYLVNVIGNLGMIALISHDHRLHTPMYVFLWHLSFCDLSYSSAIAPRMLADFLSKERAISFSGCSAQFYFFAAFVDTECYVLAVMAYDHCVAICNPLLYSSAMSKKLCIQLLARSYIAGMTNAVIHTTATFSLNFCGSNIINHFFCDVPPLLSLSCSDTHINEILLFAFAGFVEMSSLSVILISYLFILSAILRTRSAEGRHKAFSTCGSHFTGVTLFYGTVIFMYLRPTSVYSLDQNKWASVFYTVVIPMMNPLTYSLRNKDVKEAFKKLIKMK; from the coding sequence ATGGCTGAAGGAAATGGCTCCACAGTGACCGAGTTTTTCCTCCTGGGAATCACAGATGATCCTCAGATGCAGGTCATCTTTTTTGTGGTGTTCCTTTCCATCTACCTGGTCAATGTGATAGGGAACCTGGGCATGATCGCCCTCATCTCTCATGACCACCGGCTCCACACACCCATGTATGTGTTCCTCTGGCACCTGTCCTTCTGTGATCTCAGCTACTCCTCTGCCATTGCACCCAGGATGCTGGCTGACTTCTTGTCAAAGGAGAGAGCCATCTCCTTCTCAGGCTGCAGTGCTCAGTTCTACTTCTTTGCTGCCTTTGTGGATACGGAGTGCTATGTGCTGGCTGTGATGGCCTATGACCACTGTGTGGCCATCTGCAACCCTCTGCTGTATTCCTCTGCCATGTCCAAGAAACTCTGCATCCAACTTTTAGCAAGGTCATATATTGCTGGCATGACGAATGCAGTGATACACACAACAGCCACCTTCAGCCTGAACTTCTGTGGTTCGAATATCATTAATcacttcttctgtgatgttcCCCCTCTGCTATccctgtcctgctctgacacCCACATCAATGAGATCCTGCTCTTTGCCTTTGCTGGATTTGTTGAAATGAGCTCCCTCTCCGTCATCCTCATCTCTTACCTCTTCATCCTCTCTGCCATCCTGAGGACCCGCTCTGCTGAAGGCAGACATAAAGCTTTCTCCACCTGTGGCTCTCACTTCACTGGGGTCACTTTGTTTTATGGGACAGTCATTTTCATGTACCTTCGACCCACATCAGTCTATTCCCTGGACCAGAACAAATGGGCTTCTGTGTTCTACACGGTGGTGATCCCTATGATGAACCCCCTGacctacagcctgagaaacaaggatgTGAAAGAAGCTTTCAAAAAGCTCATCAAGATGAAATAG
- the LOC102571635 gene encoding olfactory receptor 9G19 produces the protein MEQGNHTTVTTFILVGFTTDPELQLLLFALFIIIYAMTLAGNIILIALICISSHLHMPMYFFIGNLSFLDIWYSSVYTPKILENCMSEDKSISFAGCAAQFFSAGLAYTECYLLAAMAYDRYMAISDPLLYVFAMSRKLCVGLVAVSYLSGFVNATIITINTFTLTFCGSNIIDDFFCDLPPLVKLSCDATDNYQAVLYFLLASNVITPSLLILASYISILAAILKIRSSEGRLKAFSTCASHLTAVTLYYGSILFIYSRPSSSYTLKHDKVVSVFYTVVFPMLNPLIYSLRNKDVKDALGKLIKRGTAP, from the coding sequence ATGGAACAAGGAAATCACACTACAGTGACCACTTTCATCCTTGTGGGGTTCACaactgatccagagctccagctgCTCCTCTTTGCATTGTTCATAATAATATATGCCATGACTCTGGCTGGAAACATCATACTGATTGCATTAATCTGCATCAGCTCTCACCTCCACATGCCAATGTATTTCTTCATTGGGAACTTGTCTTTCCTGGATATCTGGTATTCCTCTGTCTATACCCCCAAGATCTTGGAAAACTGCATGTCTGAGGATAAAAGCATTTCCTTTGCTGGGTGCGCAGCACAGTTCTTCTCTGCTGGCTTGGCTTACACTGAATGCTACCTCCTGGCTGCAATGGCCTATGACCGTTACATGGCCATCTCTGATCCACTGCTCTATGTCTTTGCCATGTCCAGGAAACTGTGTGTAGGTTTGGTGGCTGTTTCATACCTCAGTGGTTTTGTCAATGCCACCATCATCACCATCAACACTTTCACTCTTACCTTCTGTGGTTCCAACATCATCGATGACTTCTTCTGTGACCTGCCCCCACTGGTGAAGCTCTCTTGTGATGCGACAGACAACTACCAAGCTGTGTTGTATTTCCTTTTAGCTTCCAATGTCATCACCCCCTCTTTGCTGATCCTTGCCTCCTACATCTCCATCCTGGCTGCTATCTTGAAGATCCGCTCCAGTGAGGGGAGGCTTAAAGCCTTCTCCACTTGTGCTTCTCATTTGACAGCTGTCACCTTGTACTatggctccatcctcttcatcTATTCACGTCCCAGCTCCAGCTACACCCTGAAGCATGACAAAGTGGTGTCGGTGTTCTACACAGTGGTTTTCCCCATGCTGAACCCCttgatctacagcctgaggaacaaggatgTGAAGGATGCCCTGGGGAAACTAATAAAGAGAGGAACAGCTCCATAA